The genomic DNA CAAAAGCATTTAGACGAATCCCGTCCATCAGATTGATTTAGTGAAGCTCCCAAGAATTGAGATGTTCGGGTCTTGTAAAAATACCGAGATAAATGAGACTATCCAGTAAACTTGCATGGGTTGTGAAGCTCTGATCTCAAGCCTTTGAATTGCAATATATCGTTGACGGGTACTGCAGCAGACTCCATGGCTCTACAGAAGTAACAGCTAAAGCTTAAGTTGTATGTGAGAATCTCTTGACAGTATATAGCGCCAAACCAATTAAGATGGCAAGAATAAGAATCCAAACAGCAGCGCTTAAGTTAAAATTAGCTGAACTCGTAGATTTCCCTTCATGTTCTTGGCTCGTAAGAATTCCACTCTTTTCCAAAGAGGAACAATCTGGACTAGATGTTAAACAGAAGGGGAGGGCCGCATCCCACAAAGATTTGGAGTTCAATGCCGGTGGTACTATTTCCGGCTCCAAGATTGTAGAGGAATCTGGAGCAGGCATCGCCATCAATTCAACACAATGATCTTTAACAACCTGGCATTGAAAGATAAAACTCAACTCAACTATgggaagaaaatttcaaaacagtttttggttttattcttgtgcatttttgcttatttttctaGGCAACTTCTATATGTTCAATATctacaaaatgacaaaaatcttTTTGGCCTCAGCTCACATGATCAGCGTGTTGACAACATTTTTGCAAAACCTAAACTAGAGAAATTGTAAGACCAGATGTACTAATAAAAACTACCCACATCAAGAACCAATGCCCAATACAAAATGTGCAAGGGAGAGAGGGCGAGaggaatattaaaatattgatCACTCAAGAGACAAAGTCTCCAGGTTTTCCCAAGTCCTAACAACTATTCCAGACCTGAATGATCAGAAGTAATTTTTTAAGGCTTATCAGAACAGAATAGATCATGTGTAGAAATGATTTGCAAGCTAGAGTTCATCTAGCCAAACCACTTAGTGGATAAAGGCTTAGTATTTATAATTAGCATAGAATAGGAAGAATTAAAAGAGTACCTCAAATAATGGAATAGCTAGAGGTGGCTCAACCACTTCACATCCACACAAAAGCCACTGTAACCAGACTCCATTGGTGGCCAATGGGGTAGATAACTCTATTTCTAATAAGATGTCTCTATAAGACAATAAAGACATTGAAGGCACCGTTCGCTTGGATGTAAAATGCTTTCCTGGAAaacaatttcttattttttggtgtttggttggcaaaaatattggaaaatatttttacaaagaaACTATTTTACACGGATGTTAAATAACTTACCAATACAAAATCTGAAGTCATTTTCCTATTTACCCAAAAGCTAATAAACTgtttttttcatcaaaacatctttacatatatgtatatgtgtatatctaTAAATGATATATACacaatatgtatacatatatacctaCATGTAcgtatatataaatacatacacatattATACATACAAGTGCacacacataaacaaatacaagtacacacacacatatgcatacatacatacacacttaTAGGTAAATTATACCCTTGGCCCCTAAACTTTGTACTGTGTAACAAACAAATTGTACTTTAATTTGTGTTACCACAGCCACTggaatttgatttttgttaaaattcagaccctcttttgattttttgtcaaattctattaacaaaaactaatgtgatatatattaatataaatcttaaaatcacttaatattaaaattaatctaaatcCCACGTTCAAGTGATTTTGGAGGTTATATTAATGCATATCATCAGTTTTCATTAACAGGATTtgccaaaaaatgaaaaacaggactacattctaaaaaaaatctaagtTTAGCAGTTCggtgacaaaaattaaagtgaCCAATTCATTATAGAGTATAAAGTTTAGGAACTAGCGGTGTAATTTACCCCACACTTACATATACATGCACAATCACACACAGAtacatgtacatacatatacatgcacatgcacacacagatatacatacatacacatacatatacattaatgattcatacatacatatatatatcattatacatgcatataactaatttttggaaaatattttacaatacaAACAAACACCGGAAAATAGGACAAAAAATAATTGTGTAAaacattttacattaaaaaatattttctaaagtaaaatattttccatcCAAACAAGCGAGGCCTAAATGAGAACATGCCCAGCAACATATTGACCTTAATGACATATTAATTCAATAAAGTAAGAGAAGTGTTCGCGAACTTCTCACATACTTGCTGATTCAAACAACTGAATGATAGTTTTGTCAAAGCACGAGTACAAACCTCAAGTGTCTCAGCCAGTTGTAAATGGTCGCAGATATATGTGCCCGCCAACCAAGGGATAAAGACTCTTCGAGGAAATGTAAGACTGCactgttttctgttttcaaatgtcaaaataacaaatttagttGACAATAAGTAGCACACAAGAAACCAAGTAAAATTAAATACGATATTGATGCTCTAGTCTGTTAATTCTTCCAACTTTCCACCTTGTGCCAGATAAGAAACAGAGAAGAAGTATTGGCATCAATACTTCTTTAAAGGAAAATCAAGCTAGAATAGAATACAGGAAGAAGATTGTTTTACTAACAAGTATGGCATGCAATAATTCATGGTTCCAAAACGGGACCATAAAATGCCAACATGAACAAATTTGTGTCATAACAaacacctttttcttttttctttatagtAGAAATTGTTAACTACTAACAATGCTGGATATTAAAGTAGAGGCATACATGGGGTGAAATGGACATATTTTGGTCTCACAAACAATCACTATGTTCAGAGCTCTACAATACCAAAAGCAGAGACAGTAAACACGCATAGAAATAGGGACAGAAGCATAGGAGGGAAGAACAGTTCATTTGAAACAATAGTTGACTGCCAAATCTATAATATCCTGATGAGCACTGTAACTGCACAACGCCAACTGTCAATTCACAAGTAAACATGTTATGCTGCCACCATTTCAGTGCCATACTATACAATATTCTACATCTTAGGTTGATGTCTCAGAATTCCATTTAAACATCTCAGCCAGCCACGAGCTAAGTTTAAAAGGGGATGCAATGCAGTGGATATCAATCTCATTCACCATACCTCAGCCTTCAGTGATGGGATGCATGCAAGCATTATCCACGACATCAAAGGTACTAAGGTAAAACTAAGCCAAGAACAGATGAATGAAATAGCTCCATTCCATCAGAAATAATATACCTACCTGTCATGCTAAGGTGCAACATGATTTACAGTTTGCATAATTTTCAACTTGAAAAAATCTAGggcgcgcggggggggggggggggggggggggtgtggaaTAGACTCTAACATTGTCAAACCAGCTCCAATTAGCAAGCTCTTGAAGTTTCCATCTTTGGAACATTAATGTGCACAAATTGCAATGCTATACCTTAATAATTGAGGAGTAAGTTGGACAAAGGGTTCTCCTGTTGATAACTCCTCACTCGCATCCTTTCCCCTATTAGTATTTGAACTGGATTCTCCATCTGACTCATCACAGATGACATCCAACCTACTTTGCAGGCTCATGATGATATCACCCTACACAAAAAGGCAAAAGAGATCAATTAATTACAAAGGACAAGAGTTATGAGCTGGAGCTTTTAAGTATACCTGCAAAATTTTATAGATTTTGCAggataggaaaaagaaaaatgccgAGTATAAGTGCCGAAATAGAACTAGAAAGCACTTAACATTGTCCCCATCAGATTAGAAAACAATGTTGAAATTTGCTACTGGGATGCATATTCTCTTGCATTGGAATTTCATTTTACAAGCCAGTTTGTCTAATTTATGTcttaaaatgtctaaaattgaaaataaaatgttatgcATCAACTGGTTATCAGGACTAGCACTTCCCTTAAATTGCAACCTGTATAGTTGTCAAatgcaaaatcaaaataataattcaagAGAAAGTCAAAGAGTGGAAGTATTAATATTATCAGGACCCCATACCTTTAAATCAGCCAAAGCTTGTGAAACAGGCTCTCTTGAATTTGAGTATGCAAAAGAACATACTGAGCCACTAAAGGCAAGAACACCAACAACCTCTTTTTCGCTGCATGCTTTACAAGACAGTAACTAAGTAAATAAACGCATATATGTTACAAGCAAAAGTTAATAACAATCAGTGCATATTCTAATccaaaatggaaaaaagaagTAACACACACCTTCTGCAAATGAGTCCTTCATGAAAGGTAGAAGAAATTCCACTTCATGTAGGCCATCTGGTAGACATGACTCATCCTTTACTACCTAAAAGTTAGAGCAGACAGGAGGGGGAAAATTTATGCAGACTGAAACTTAGGAGTAGCTACCAAGAATCAAGTATAATTAACTaagaggaaaaacaaaaaatttagaattgaAGCAACATTCCTCTTTTGACCCAACATGGAATGCAATGGTAAATAATACTAAATTAAGGGAAATTCTTCAAGTTCTACTTTGCCAGCATATACCTAAAGCAGCATTTAATAATGTATTACTTCTGGAggcaaataaaaagaaaagaactgcCACTCCCACCAGTTACAATCATGGGTATTCACCTATATCATCTGAGACTTGATAACATAGGCAAGCCTAGCCCAAATCTTAAAGCATGGTGATCCTTCATTCTCATCATACAATATACAaccattttttatgataatagaATTTCAAGTTCAACTCCGCCTATGGATTGAGGAAACCCTTTTAACACTTCTAGTATTGAAGGTATTCTTCCTTTTTAGATTAAAAAGAGTTGGAGATGAAGTGAACAGATAagacaaaaaatcaaaacaaagaagaagaagaatttgtACCACTGACTTAACACAAAAGACAGAAGAGATGCAGATAAGCAGAAAACAATCAGCAAAGTAAGGTCAAGAACTTGTGAAAATTTGTACCATCAACTTAACACAAAAGATGGAAAAGAGATGTTATACACCATCAGAAGCAGGAGAAGAAAAGATAACGGATTTGAAACAATAAAATCcagaaaagatgaaaatcaaaagataaCAGTAACTAACAGGGCAATCAAGGatagatggaaggagtatttcaagAAATTATTTGTAGAGAAACAAATGTTATGTTTGGACATCTTGACAACTccaaagaagaaaagatagAGCATGCCCTAGACATTTGTCCAAACAAAATGAAGCAagctataaaatataaatatatatatatatatgaagaatgAGGAAGCAGTTGAACTGGATAATAGGTTGAGGAGAGAATTGAGATCTTTGAAACCAATTTGGTTTTTATGTTTGATAGGTCAACAATAAAAGCTATCCATTTATTGGAGCAACCaaatatgatgtttatagaCACAGAAAAATCCTATGACAAAAGCCCCAACGAATTATTGTgtataattttagattttcaaccatctctatccatagCCATATTCTCAACAAGGCCATTATATCTCATTTGGTCTTCCTctcctcttttgctacaaatttccaCCATTTCATGCACTCTCCTCATCAGTGCTTCTATCAATCTTTTTCACATGTCCAAACTATCTTAATCACGCATGTCATCTTATCTTTAGTAATCTACTACAACCTTATCGTGTATGattctatttcttattttatcttttcttatatgacCATACATCTAGGGTAATATTCTCATCTTAGCCACACTCACGTTTTATGCATGTTGGCACTTATCCGCCCAACATTCAGAGCCATATAACAAAGATAGTCTTATAGTTGTCTAATAAAACTTTCATTTTAACTTCAAAGGAATCTTATGATTGCATAAAATCCTAAACACACTTCTTCACTTAAGCATCCCACCTTAATTCTGTATGCGCATCCTCCAATGAAACTATCCTAGATGCATTTATTGAAGAGCTATgagaccattttttttttatggctcAAAATATTGAGCAGTTAAGTATCAACATGAAAATTTTATGGTGAATGTACAGCCATACAAAAAAcatagaattaaaaatgaaatcatttataataagattaaaGTGGAGCCTATTAAAGATAAAGTGCATGAGACGCAATTAAAACAGTTTGGTTATGTTAGAAGAAAATCAATAAACACACCTATGAAGCAAGCAGATGgaatggaaaatatatatatatatatatatatgtagcgAAAGAAGAGGAAGACTAAAAAAACTTGATGAATTTTACTGAGCAAAAAAAAGACTTGATGGACCATCTTTATAACTGCATCATGAAACCGTTAGATAGCTAAACAATTTCCTAAATTTCCAAGTTATCTGAAGCTCAAAACTACACCCAAAGCATTGCttccatctttttctttttccttcctttatATCAGGATGGGGggtgtcattttatatgctaaTAAAGACATGGCCAATCCCAAAAAAGACTTGGAGATCACAAGGAGTCATCTTCCAACATCTCATGAGGGCATTCGTGTGAAAAAGTTCAGACACCTTCCAAAATTACTGCCTTTCTTACCAAATCCCCATCAATGATGGCCTTTGCATCTTTAAGCTCTTTGGCATGACTTGAAATTCCTTGACGAAGAATATCAGCAAATTTCCTAGCACTTGATACATCTTCACAACAGATGGGCAATCTGCAAAGAAACAGCCTGACAGATGAACAAAAATCCCAAAATAGCCTACTAGAGGACCAACTATTACTTGATGTCTTTTAATTCACACAAGTACTAAATGCAGTAGGGAACAATGATCCACAAAGTGAATACTTTCTCAAAAGTTGCTCAAACAAAAGATAAGTACccttcaaaaatcaaaacaaagttTGCATCACATTTGCTGCTGAATAAAATTCATTTATCTCTCGTTGCATTAAACATTGCAGTATTTCTTCAATAAAAAACATTTACAACAATAAtcataagccttaatcccactaggtggggtaataaaaaataacattggAGGAAATATAAGATGCAGctccaaaattttaatatgcaTCATCTATGTAGCCTGAGAAATGGGATTAAACTACTGGCTTTGTGATAGAAGCCAAAAGCAAGAAACTCCTCATGGTTCATATGTTAGTTCAAGAAGGTTGTGCAAAAGACAAAGTGGTGATTCATTGCCAGTTGATCAATACCAAGAGAACtatctacaaaataaatacaaaaaaagcATATTGATAAGTTCATCTTATTGGGCGTTAATGGTTGATCCACTATATTGCCTCCGAAGTGTCTAACCTAATTACCCTCATCCAGTTTGGAACCTGTTCTTTCTATAACATACCAGTTCTGAAAATCAAATTGGCTTCATCTTTAAAACAACAATGTTGTCTACGTTGAGGACAGGTATGCCTGTACAGTTATTTGAAGGTTGAAAAGTCAGGTACAAGGCAATGTGAAGTTATGTAAACAAAAAATGCTCCGGTATGCCTGGGAAACCCTGATACATAGTTCACCTCTTTATTCGCCAACTTATTCATGTAAAGTGACATAAAAAATTGACCAAGAGACCACACAAATTTATTAGATAATCAATGTTACTATAAATTTAAGATCAGGTAAAATATgatacaaataaagaaaaagaaaaacaacccAATAGTTGTCCACAATAAACTAGAATATGTATAGAAGGCGGTTCTGACATTCATGCACAAAACAGAACTAAATCCAAGATCTAATGAACCAACCATCAAGTTAGTTTCAACATATTTAGTAATAAAGATACCATATTTCAAAAAAGGCAATCAGAAAAATTTCTAGGAACAAAT from Diospyros lotus cultivar Yz01 chromosome 4, ASM1463336v1, whole genome shotgun sequence includes the following:
- the LOC127799886 gene encoding uncharacterized protein LOC127799886, whose translation is MVKAVVGEETQLKSTEDRLSQSAVPSQVGLLIGKLSSSSDRCLVFDLIPTPPNDAGEAACSLLEGRGGRDDKKRGSKPKSQSDSSSLVIDKDWVAEHARQVSRMLLGGMKVLGIYIWTNESSFKNSTIILCQTVKGVAEAAPLLETDWDERLLIHISYSPRRWTCRNCSLTSNITSSSIRPCDFKMGRVLASLQTFRCTYTFDLRLPICCEDVSSARKFADILRQGISSHAKELKDAKAIIDGDLVVKDESCLPDGLHEVEFLLPFMKDSFAEACSEKEVVGVLAFSGSVCSFAYSNSREPVSQALADLKGDIIMSLQSRLDVICDESDGESSSNTNRGKDASEELSTGEPFVQLTPQLLRKQCSLTFPRRVFIPWLAGTYICDHLQLAETLEVVKDHCVELMAMPAPDSSTILEPEIVPPALNSKSLWDAALPFCLTSSPDCSSLEKSGILTSQEHEGKSTSSANFNLSAAVWILILAILIGLALYTVKRFSHTT